Within the Salvia hispanica cultivar TCC Black 2014 chromosome 4, UniMelb_Shisp_WGS_1.0, whole genome shotgun sequence genome, the region TTTTTttgtccgtcccacaaaagtatgcactttttaattttgaaaaaaaaattctcattaATAAGGTGGAatccattttccactaacaatactttaattacttctttctatatctctcttactttatcaattatgcattaaaatttgtgtcaaaCAAAAAGTGCATACTCTCGTGAAAAGTAATCCAGTATCTATATATAGTTTGTCTGGCTAGTGAATTTATTTAGATGATGCTTAGtagattaaaaattaaaacataagtTATTATATTgcataacaattaaaaaccaCTTTTTACacatcaaattttgaatattgcAGCCATAAATTTTAGCAGCAGCCACATCTTATTACATTCTTTCAGGGGTTGTGTTACAAAAGATTACGAGTTTGATGAGTACTAGAAATTGTAGAAGAATTTCCAGCCTCAGTTTCTCCAGATTTCGCATTTGTGTGCAACTGCTTCATTTCCATCTTCTCATTCTTGATGATCTCTTCTTGAATATGCTTGTCATCCTCAATAGACAGGACGACGAGCTCCGGCCCATTCGGACCTTGCACTATGGCCTCTTTTACCCGTATATGTTCATCGGTACGTACGATATCAGTCTCATTCACCgtcttcttctctctcctcttcttGATAAAGCACCAAAGCGCGAAGCAGCAGAAGGCAGCAAAGAAGAAACATCCGAACGAGGCGAAGACCACTATGACCACGGTCGGACCATTATCCGGAGATGGTGGAGGAACATGAGGGGGTGGTGCAACGGGGTGGAACGGAGGTGGATGAACATGAGGTGGTGGCGGAACGACATGAGGTGGTGGTGGAACGACATGAggcggtggtggaggaggaACTACGTGAGGTGGGGGAGGAACGACGTGAGGCGGTGGTGGAGGAGCGACAGGGTGGACAAAGGGGAAAGGGGGAGAGGGGAAATATTCGTAGGCAGCCATTGTAGAAAGCTAAGAGAGAAGATCAAGTTCTTTGAATGGTGATGAGGAATGAATTCTGGCTTCTATTATGTAATGAATTATGATTGCTTATTACAATGCTTTCAAGAATTCAAAAACTTGCCTCCCATTTCAAGATTTGTCTTATTGTGTAACAAGAAGTGGATAACACACTTCCAATGTTCCAATTGTTGATCCACAAAATAGGAAATTCCTTAAAAGGGTCTATTTGCTACCATAGTAGACGTTGGAATTTAAGCCTCAATTCCAAATCTAATGATTGGTGCCGTAAAAATGTTTGGGTTTGGAAGTGAATTCAATTCTACAATTTGAATTCTATAGTCAAAATAGATATTtggaattccaaatagttGTAAATTCGGACATCCCTTTCACACACACTAACGCAAGACATTGCACACACACAATACCCATTCCACATTGCACAAACGACAATACACACAAGTCACAACAACACACGGTGAATT harbors:
- the LOC125224417 gene encoding protein TRACHEARY ELEMENT DIFFERENTIATION-RELATED 7A-like: MAAYEYFPSPPFPFVHPVAPPPPPHVVPPPPHVVPPPPPPHVVPPPPHVVPPPPHVHPPPFHPVAPPPHVPPPSPDNGPTVVIVVFASFGCFFFAAFCCFALWCFIKKRREKKTVNETDIVRTDEHIRVKEAIVQGPNGPELVVLSIEDDKHIQEEIIKNEKMEMKQLHTNAKSGETEAGNSSTISSTHQTRNLL